The window CAAGTCACCTGTCTCATATATTACAGTGGCTCTCTGCATCCCCGAAACGCCTTCCTTCAGTAAGCACAGTGCTTGGGTGCACCCCCTTTGACCTGCTGATATGTATATCACAACTCCTGATGCTTCCTGGAATTGCCGATTACTGTAACTGCTGCCCATCTGTCAATGAAGGAGCAGTTTCAGAACTCAGACTTGGGGGAGGAAAAGTTAATTAATGGTATGTACCTTCAAGAactccctcatatgtaaaatactttctATTTCTAATACCTTGGTCCACATGCACAATTGGGGAAAACATTTAGAAGTGTGTGTGAAGTAAGAATTCAAATATTGGCAAACTTAAAAAGGCACTAGGTAagcctttttttgggggaaaactatCTTCATGTAGAGTTCAGAGCTGTGCTCTGTGAATTTTGATTTCTCTTAACAGTTACAGCTTTTCAGGGCCTCTCTTTATTGAAAATATCTATCTTTATCATGAAATAaccaaaatattattattctaaaaTGAGATCACTATACATATACTTTATAAATGTGGGGCATTTAGattgagaatttatttttttgctctGAGACAACCCAAAAGAGCCAGAAAATAGTGTAGTTCGTtgattagggaaataaaaggcaATACAATCAGGTTTCCTGGGTTCTATTCCTAGTACTTAAGTGACTGGCTATGAAGAATAAGCTAGTTCACTTAACTCCTCTAAATCAGGTACATAACAAATTCGTAAACTTTACTCTATTCACAGAAAGCTATATTATCATTAAAAGCTATTTGTATAGCTACTTGGCAACAGAGAATTTCATTTGTATaattacactggatttttagcttttgttttcttttagtgaAGGCATCTGATTCTTTACTTTTCTcaagatttttacctttctccgAGGGTTTGATGTTACTTTCGTGTAAACTCAAATATGAGTCTGTCAGGAGTAGCCAGGAATATTTGGAAACTTGAGGTGCAAAGTAAAGTTTAGGCTTTTTGACTGTTCGATTAAAAATCACCATAATCAACTACGACAGGGGCCAGAAGAAACTCAGTACTGATGTAGCTTTCCTGATTGCTCACTCCAGGCCCTCAAGATAacatttaaaatagtatttatacATGGCATTGGAACAGATTATTAATGTGCACACTTGTTAGAATTATTTGTGTTCTGATGCTTTATAGTTAAGCAGtgttttacaaattagaaattaGGTAAGTTGATCCAGAGTAGATTTGTTCATCTGGGAAATCTAGCAGATAGTTATAAAAATACATCTGTTCACAGTATTTTTATATACTGAAAGTTTTTTAATACCAGTAATTATCAAGTGTTAGCCTGAAGTAGCAGAGCAACTATTAACAAATGATTACTTATCTATTACTTGATTGCTTTTAAACCCCACATAATACCTTTTTATGTATCTGTTCTAAATTGCATGGCTGTTATGGTACTGAAATGCCTTAAGTTGTTTTGAAAAATGTCATTTTACTTACCTTTCCTGGGCAAGTAGGAGAGATTGCTGATTTTATCTGGTATCGATGTAACTTCATGGATATCCTGGTAAAAATTTAGCATGTGTAGGCATATTTTTGGTGTTAATAAAGCTGCTTCAAGTGCTCTTTGgccattttgttttttgcagagggggaggaaggggagggatggagggagggatgtcAAGCTCCCATTCCAGTTCAGCCAGTACTGTTACCTGGTAACCTCTTTTAAATAGGACAGTCACGTTAAAAGACATGCCAATTATGTTTCCCTTTTGAATGGTTGACCCTATTTCTGTTCTTTAGGAAACAGTGATCTGCTAAAATAACCACTTATAATATGCTATATAAAATTTGCTATTTTACTATGTATAAGCTTGAGTGTAGcccattttcattaaaatttgtAGTTAATGGGGTTTTAAAAGTTTGGTGTGTACCTTGTGTTTCTTCTGCTTGAGAGTAGTTGATGGTACTAATCAAAAGAGTAATGATGTGTTATATCACTTCTGCTTTTCCCTTTAGGAAGTTATAGAACTAACCAAAGATCTTCTTTCAACCCAACCTTCGGAGACCCTTGCAAGTTCAGACAGTTTTGCTTCTGCACAGCCCACTCACTCTTGGAAAGTAGGGGACAAATGTATGGCAGTCTGGAGTGAAGATGGACAGTAAGTGTAGAAACAAACTTCTCTAACTGTAACATGAGTTATTACAATACAATGGTAAGAGATTTTCATTCAGTTTGAGCTACCCCACTTGAATCCCTCtctctctagctaattttactcTTGGTAGATAACAGTAAGtgaaaattttcaattttatattttcttaaggAGAGGAATGGTTCATGTTAACTTGGCTGTTTAATAAGATAATCCAAGCCACTTTTTCCCTATATTGtagttttaaatttaatgtagacTGTTATTGAGGGGACTAGTAGACCATCTCAGACTTCTCTGAAATATATGCTATTTGTATGTACCAGTTGATTATGGAAGATTAATTTTAGTTTTCCATATAATAGCTGAGAGATTGCAGTATAGATTTTATAAGGCTGAGTACCAAACCTTTACTCACCTGCTTACAGCCATGATATCTTTACAGGTGTTATGAAGCAGAGATTGAAgagatagatgaagaaaatgggacCGCTGCCATCACATTTGCTGGTTATGGTAATGCAGAAGTCACACCTCTACTCAATTTGAAGCCggtagaagaaggaaggaaggcaaaggaagaCAGTGGAAATAAGCCCATGTCAAAGTAAGTGACCCAAGTGATGAATTTGTCAGATATGAATGCAGTTGTATTTTTTCCATGTTAAATGCAGTCTGCAGTCAGAATGCCTGTGGTTGAGGCAGAAAAGTTTTTAACCTCTGACTCACTTCCCAATGTCCTGGTGATTGGATAGAAAATCTTTTCAAATCTCCAGTGTTAAGGGGCTGCTCTACTCCCTAGTTATCCCATTTCTTTTGGATGGCTCTGATTTTAGGAAGTTTATTACACATATCAAAACAAATTCTTCTTCCCTGTGGTTTCCACCCAtcagtcccattttttcccctcctctgagcagagagcagaactaggaaatgAACATTTCAAAATTTTAACTGAGAACAAGTTGTTATATCAATGGATTTGGGGCATTATACTATCTTGGAGCCATTTTAAATAAATCTTGGTGTAGCATCACAGCCTTGATTACCACACACTTGatttcatcatttatttcacCACTGTAATAGTCATGCTTTATCATAACTATGTACCTGTTTTCGTGCTTGTTCTGCCCCTTCTCAGGCCGGGGTTCGGGCTATagttattcctttatttcttcattgactTGCATCCTTTAGATAATGAAAAATCTGATATCTAAGTAACAGTTATAAAAAACTTCAACATTTCTGACCCTctgccaaaataaaagaaatcaacatAATATTTGTTGACATATttataaattcaaatttaaattgAAGATGTTTTTTCTTTGTGATATCAATATCTGCTAATATATATGGAGaagttttatttgcttttttgtttccctccatctacTTTGGAGTGAAGTGGGTAACAGTTCTTGCTAACTACTCCACTTCTGTTTATAAAATGGAGAAGTCTTGGctgccaataaaaaaaaaattatacttttttcaAATACATAATAACAAGAGTTGTGATCAAGTGAAACATTCATAATTAGACTCACTTATTATCATGTaactgagattatatttgtactTAAGGGTTTCCACGAATACCATTAAGCTAAGGAAAGGTTTTAAATTCTAGCTTTTGATTGACATGGGTTTTAGTGAATTAATAgcttttatttatacacacaagtagactttttttcttttttcatagtcaCTGACTTCAGAGTTGGCATCTTATTTATCTTACTTCTTTTcacacagaaaagaaatgattGCCCAGCAACGAGAATATAAGAAGAAGAAGGCATTGAAAAAAGCTCAGAGAATAAAAGAACTTGAACAGGAAAGAGAGGACCAGAAGGTGAAATGGCAACAGTTCAACAATAGAGCctattctaaaaacaaaaaaggccagGTTAGTAGGTCctttcattttgctttgtttttcaaagGTGAAAcagctatttttaaaaggatCTTTGTAGAAAATGTTGTGCAAGAAGtataaagaagtataaaaatattaaactttttttcctattttagtaAGTTGAACTGGAGGATAAATCCCCCTTCAAAAAAATTTCTGCTCTCTTATAGGATTATTTTGGATTAATGCTGAATTTTCTATGGGTTTTATACATGAGTTCgacattttccttctctaaaatgtaaattttgaaaaatatgtttgCATAAGGGAGATTTGCTGTACTGTACAACGTATGATTAAGCAATGCTGTGATTTACCTTGTCTCTCCCAGGTTATAATTATGTCTTCATTTAGTTTCACACTTATGTTTAATATCTTTTACTCATACTCAAAAGTATACATTAGTAGATGGAGAAACAGCTGTGGTGTAGTAGAAGGCAGTGGAATACTAGAGTTGGAGTCAAGAAAGAGATCTGGGTTTTTACATTCTAGTTATATAAACATGGACAAATCAGTGTGTCCTGTGAAAAGATTACTTACCTctggaagtcaggagatctgggttcatcccttgcctctgatgcttactacctgtgtgacctcaagaaATCACTAAATCtacctgggccccagtttcctcaactataaaatgagggatttggcttctgaggtcccttctagcattATCTCTATGATGTTATTGACATGCTTTACCAgccatgtataaaatgagggcactATAGTAAGTGATTACAAAGTTCCTTTCTAATTCAAAATCCTTTGACCTATGATGCTTTAAGATAAAATTCATATAGGAAGTCAAATATTTCAGCATATAGTTGTTACTGCTTAATATGTGGTTCATAATATAGCCTATGGGTagaggggattttttttcctagtgaagTTTGTTCTGCCGTTATCAAAGAGCAGAGCAACCCAAAATTTAAACTTTAGATGACTAGCCTATATTAAATTCGCAGTCATGATTCTAGCTGGTATAAAATAAGGCTATTTTAACTGAGTTTAGAATTTGAATTTGCCAAAATACAATTGAATAATAACTTACGAGGCTTTAGCTAATATTTTTTGAAGAAAGAAGTATTTACTCTGTGCTTACAGTATATTTAACACTTTTGCTTCTTTATGCCTCACTGAAACTGAAGTACCTTCTGCTTGGAAACTTTTCTTTGCCTAGTTTTGACATTAGTGCTTAGTTATAATTGGTAAggttttaaatattatttgtgtgtgtgtgtgtgtgtgtgtgtgtataaaatctccTACATGTATATAGTATTTTCAATTTGAGAATTAAATCTTACCCAAAGCTAATcaggattgttttttgtttttttgttttttaatttccttagGTAAAAAGGAGTATTTTTGCCTCACCTGAGAGTGTAACTGGCAAAGTTGGAGTAGGAACTTGTGGAATTGCTGATAAACCCATGACACAGTATCAAGATACCTCTAAATACAATGTCAGGCATTTGATGCCTCAGTAATCAGAGAAACTGGTGGATTTCATCTCTGCAGGGCTTtacatttacctttttatccttatATTTTTCTAAAGGTAAATTATTTGTTAGATAGTAAGGAAGAGACCATTGTCATCATTATCTGACTTCAAACAATAGAATGAGACTTGAAGAAATTGCATTTGATAACTGCTTTTCAGTTGACTTTCTTCATTACTACCATTTCCCCCAGAATTTATGCTGTAATGCAACTTTTGTAGACAGACGCTGCCTAAATTCAGCACTTAGATGAAGTGTTTACCTTCCAGATATCAGACTTTGCCACATATGTAAGAGTTGTACCCTATCCAAGTCATAACTTGCAACTTTCAGATGCTTTGAATTTGCCACGTATTCCAGCAGCCTTTGGAGCTTCATGGTAAATCACCATCCTGCCGAGCAGATTTGTTCTTTCCAACTTATAATTTCAGTTTGTACCCTAATTATTGTCATCAAATTATGCCTAGATACAGGTTCATTTGTGGATGGCAAAGTTTGTTGTGAAGTGTCAATCCCCTTATCTCCCAATAACTTCTTGAGTCTCTAGCCTTTTCTGGAATTACTTCAGTCCTCTTACACTTTTCATTGAGACTTTATTTTGTGTGAGAAACCATGTTGAAGACCAGCTACCTTTTATAAGTTTTGTACCTTGTTTGCTTTTCTCCTCCGTTGACTTTCATTCACTTCTGGTAGTGGTGCCACCTTTGGATGTGTAATGTTTatatgagacaaaaaaaaaagctaatgtataGCCCTGTATACAATGTAGATATTATTTTTGTAAAGACTAAGGCTGAATTAATGAACAAGAGTACTTTGAATGTTTTCACCATTAAATTCTACTGTATTTCTTGTGCATTAATCTGACCATAATTTCCTTGTATATTATGTTCATGTAGCTGAGTTTGTAATTTTTGTTAACTAGATCAGGTTGTCAGCATTCATTGATGCAAGTGACCATCACAATTACCTGAGTTGCATTCAGTTCAAGCTAATATATGCAACTGATAGTTTAGAATGACATGCATAGAAAAAGGTACTTCCTATTAATGGAAGATGGTGATTTTTATGACAAATGTGTTAATTTCAGTTTTGTATGTTTAACTTTTATTaaataaagtgtttttaaaatctaGCATGTgtgtagaaaagaagaaaaatcatggATTCTCAGACTCATTCTAGTAATTAAGACTGAATATGACATACATTTTAGCTACAGAAGAGATTTTGATGCTTGATGAGGACAGtgattagttttttgttttttttttaataaaaatgggaatcataaatTCTGTTACTTAGAAAAAGTGGGGTTTTAGGGAGAGTGCTTTTTGGGAGAAAAGGACTTAGGTGATTTAATGAACCTGCTGTTGAGGATTTGTGGGACAGCAGAAGAATAGGTGGGAAATGGCAAAAGTATGcctcaattttaaaaacattttattattggCAGGTGACAGCTGCCCCCCGAATTAGttaaaaggaagaatttcctCTCCTACTACAATCCTAGGAGAGGGacctttttattgtactatgggCAAATCATGCAGAACAATTGGACTAGAAAGTTAGGTGGAAAATTCCAGATATGTTTAAACAGAAGGCACTAACCTAGCTAGAGAGAGAATGATTTAGCAGGAAAGTCTTGTATTCCAAATAAACTGCAGTAGCTACAattttttatctttcccttttgCCATGTAAATGGTGGGAGTAAACCTTATGGATGTTATGCTTGATTATGGCTAAGGCCTCTTTTAAACCATAGGGTTTAAGAGAAACATGTAATTTTGCCTAATCAAAATGGTTTCTAAGTAGAATGACTTTTGTATGCTTTGGAAGTAGCTTATAGCATGTGATTCTGTAGCAGTATTGTTTCAGTTGAAGACTCTGAAGACTCTTAGGGTCCTTCCCATGATTCTTCCTCTTATACCCTAGATCCTCCTTTCTTGCTCTCTACCCCTTAGGGTAGAAGTtgcagtgtttttaaaaataaatatgtatacatacatgtatgtatatacaagtcAGAGAAGGATGAAAActtaaataacaaaaaattctCAAAAGCAGATGTAATCAAACTAATTCTACCTtcctatgtatacatgtatacattgaTCTTTAGGAGAGATTTTACACTGTGTTCTGATAGTGGTGTTCCCTTAAATATCTGTATTACCAGCCttgacttattttattttttagcatttgGGAGGTGATTTTTAACTATTAGAGCTGAACTAATATCACTCCATAGTAGATgctgtatctatatctgtattcCTGGGACAGAATCTTCATATTGTAAAGCCAGACCTGAAAaaggcagagaggaaagagaaatagaaacaaaagccTCTCTTGGAGATGGGAAATTTTGTTATCAGATTGTAGCCTTTTGTCTTTATTGCAACAGCAATGAATGCAGATAACCAGGGAAATCTAAGGAGATTGATCCTTTGTCTGAGAATGAGGGGTTAATGGAACATCCTTTGTTCCCTCATTCGGTGCTATGTTGTGAATGAATTTTTCTAAGTTCGAAAGTAAGTAGCCAGGTGTTCTACAGATTCTTGTAGTTCCTTTCTCAAAGCAGGTCAAGTTCTGAGATAAAAAATTGTAATGAGAGATAAAAACATAGCCAATTCatctggttttttttgtgtggcagTCCTTTGAAGACTGCCATGTGCTATTGGGAGACAGacacttggcacagtggatagggcactgggacTCAAAGGGCCtctattcaagaggacctaagctcaaatccagcctcagacactagctgggtgacactgggtaagtcacttaactactgtttgcctcggtttcctcatgtgGAGATAATCATAGTGCCTGTCTcagcattgttgtgaagatcaaat is drawn from Dromiciops gliroides isolate mDroGli1 chromosome 2, mDroGli1.pri, whole genome shotgun sequence and contains these coding sequences:
- the SMNDC1 gene encoding survival of motor neuron-related-splicing factor 30 isoform X2, whose amino-acid sequence is MEVIELTKDLLSTQPSETLASSDSFASAQPTHSWKVGDKCMAVWSEDGQCYEAEIEEIDEENGTAAITFAGYGNAEVTPLLNLKPVEEGRKAKEDSGNKPMSKKEMIAQQREYKKKKALKKAQRIKELEQEREDQKVKWQQFNNRAYSKNKKGQVKRSIFASPESVTGKVGVGTCGIADKPMTQYQDTSKYNVRHLMPQ
- the SMNDC1 gene encoding survival of motor neuron-related-splicing factor 30 isoform X1 produces the protein MSEDLAKQLASYKAQLQQVEAALSGNGENEDLLKLKKDLQEVIELTKDLLSTQPSETLASSDSFASAQPTHSWKVGDKCMAVWSEDGQCYEAEIEEIDEENGTAAITFAGYGNAEVTPLLNLKPVEEGRKAKEDSGNKPMSKKEMIAQQREYKKKKALKKAQRIKELEQEREDQKVKWQQFNNRAYSKNKKGQVKRSIFASPESVTGKVGVGTCGIADKPMTQYQDTSKYNVRHLMPQ